One window of the Corynebacterium glutamicum ATCC 13032 genome contains the following:
- the hisI gene encoding phosphoribosyl-AMP cyclohydrolase yields the protein MSDNPQEYELDWDVEKRLKLNDAGLVPAIVQADGTNEVLMMAWMDTHALAYTLATRRGTYFSRSRNEYWIKGLTSGNVQEVTGLALDCDGDTVLLTVKQTGGACHTGAHTCFDNDVLL from the coding sequence ATGAGTGACAATCCACAAGAGTATGAGCTGGATTGGGACGTCGAAAAGCGATTAAAGCTTAACGACGCCGGCCTGGTGCCGGCAATCGTCCAGGCCGACGGGACCAACGAGGTCCTCATGATGGCCTGGATGGATACCCACGCGCTAGCCTATACTTTGGCGACCCGCCGTGGAACCTATTTTTCTAGGTCCCGCAACGAGTACTGGATCAAGGGCCTGACCTCTGGAAACGTCCAAGAAGTCACCGGACTTGCCCTCGACTGCGACGGCGACACCGTCCTTCTGACCGTGAAACAAACCGGCGGTGCGTGCCACACTGGTGCCCACACATGTTTCGACAATGACGTTTTGCTGTAA